A window of the Mus pahari chromosome 1, PAHARI_EIJ_v1.1, whole genome shotgun sequence genome harbors these coding sequences:
- the Arfip2 gene encoding arfaptin-2 isoform X1 codes for MTDGILGKAATMEIPIHGNGEAGQLPEDDGLEQDLQQVMVSGPNLNETSIVSGGYGGSGDGLIPTGSGRHPSHGTSPSGPGDEVARGIAGEKFDIVKKWGINTYKCTKQLLSERFGRGSRTVDLELELQIELLRETKRKYESVLQLGRALTAHLYSLLQTQHALGDAFADLSQKSPELQEEFGYNAETQKLLCKNGETLLGAVNFFVSSINTLVTKTMEDTLMTVKQYEAARLEYDAYRTDLEELSLGPRDAGTRGRLESAQATFQTHRDKYEKLRGDVAIKLKFLEENKIKVMHKQLLLFHNAVSAYFAGNQKQLEQTLQQFNIKLRPPGAEKPSWLEEQ; via the exons ATGACGGACGGGATTCTAGGGAAGGCAGCCACAATGGAGATTCCCATCCACGGAAATGGCGAAGCTGGGCAGCTTCCTGAAGACGATGGGCTGGAGCAG GACCTCCAGCAGGTGATGGTGTCAGGACCCAACCTCAATGAAACTAGCATTGTGTCTGGTGGCTATGGGGGCTCTGGTGACGGACTCATCCCCACAG GGTCTGGCCGGCATCCATCTCACGGCACGTCACCCTCTGGCCCTGGTGATGAGGTGGCCCGGGGCATCGCTGGAGAAAAGTTTGACATCGTCAAGAAATGGGGCATCAACACATACAAG TGCACAAAGCAGCTGTTGTCAGAGAGATTTGGCCGAGGCTCCCGGACTGTGGATCTGGAGCTAGAGCTGCAGATTGAGTTGCTGCGTGAGACGAAGCGCAAGTATGAAAGTGTCCTGCAGCTGGGCCGGGCACTGACAGCCCACCTCTACAGCCTGTTGCAGACCCAGCATGCACTAGGTGATGCCTTTGCTGACCTCAGCCAGAAGTCCCCAGAGCTTCAG GAGGAATTTGGCTATAATGCAGAGACACAAAAGCTGCTGTGCAAGAATGGGGAGACGCTGCTAGGGGCTGTGAACTTCTTTGTCTCTAGCATCAACACACTGGTCACCAAGACCATGGAAGACACACTCATGACTGTCAAACAGTATGAGGCTGCCAG GCTGGAATATGATGCCTACCGGACAGACTTAGAAGAGCTGAGCCTAGGGCCCCGGGATGCAGGGACTCGTGGTCGACTTGAGAGTGCCCAGGCCACTTTCCAGACCCATCGGGACAAATATGAGAAGCTGCGGGGAGATGTGGCCATCAAGCTGAAGTTCCTGGAAGAAAACAAG ATCAAGGTGATGCACAagcagctgctgctcttccacaaTGCCGTGTCTGCCTACTTCGCTGGGAACCAGAAACAGCTGGAGCAGACTCTTCAGCAGTTCAACATCAAGCTGCGGCCTCCAGGAGCCGAGAAGCCTTCCTGGTTAGAGGAGCAGTGA
- the Timm10b gene encoding mitochondrial import inner membrane translocase subunit Tim10 B, with product MEQQQQQLRNLRDFLLVYNRMTELCFQRCVPSLHHRALDAEEEACLHSCAGKLIHSNHRLMAAYVHLMPALVQRRIADYEAASAAPGAPAEQTRDSPSSS from the exons AtggagcagcagcaacagcaactgAGAAAC TTGCGAGACTTCCTGTTGGTCTACAATCGGATGACAGAACTGTGCTTCCAGCGCTGTGTGCCCAGCCTGCACCACCGAGCTCTGGACGCCGAGGAG GAGGCCTGCCTGCACAGCTGTGCTGGGAAACTCATCCATTCTAACCACCGCCTCATGGCTGCTTACGTGCACCTCATGCCCGCCCTGGTCCAGCGCCGCATCGCGGACTACGAGGCTGCCTCGGCCGCTCCAGGTGCTCCTGCAGAACAGACCAGAGACTCGCCATCAAGCAGCTAG
- the Arfip2 gene encoding arfaptin-2 isoform X2 yields the protein MKLALCLVAMGALVTDSSPQCTKQLLSERFGRGSRTVDLELELQIELLRETKRKYESVLQLGRALTAHLYSLLQTQHALGDAFADLSQKSPELQEEFGYNAETQKLLCKNGETLLGAVNFFVSSINTLVTKTMEDTLMTVKQYEAARLEYDAYRTDLEELSLGPRDAGTRGRLESAQATFQTHRDKYEKLRGDVAIKLKFLEENKIKVMHKQLLLFHNAVSAYFAGNQKQLEQTLQQFNIKLRPPGAEKPSWLEEQ from the exons ATGAAACTAGCATTGTGTCTGGTGGCTATGGGGGCTCTGGTGACGGACTCATCCCCACAG TGCACAAAGCAGCTGTTGTCAGAGAGATTTGGCCGAGGCTCCCGGACTGTGGATCTGGAGCTAGAGCTGCAGATTGAGTTGCTGCGTGAGACGAAGCGCAAGTATGAAAGTGTCCTGCAGCTGGGCCGGGCACTGACAGCCCACCTCTACAGCCTGTTGCAGACCCAGCATGCACTAGGTGATGCCTTTGCTGACCTCAGCCAGAAGTCCCCAGAGCTTCAG GAGGAATTTGGCTATAATGCAGAGACACAAAAGCTGCTGTGCAAGAATGGGGAGACGCTGCTAGGGGCTGTGAACTTCTTTGTCTCTAGCATCAACACACTGGTCACCAAGACCATGGAAGACACACTCATGACTGTCAAACAGTATGAGGCTGCCAG GCTGGAATATGATGCCTACCGGACAGACTTAGAAGAGCTGAGCCTAGGGCCCCGGGATGCAGGGACTCGTGGTCGACTTGAGAGTGCCCAGGCCACTTTCCAGACCCATCGGGACAAATATGAGAAGCTGCGGGGAGATGTGGCCATCAAGCTGAAGTTCCTGGAAGAAAACAAG ATCAAGGTGATGCACAagcagctgctgctcttccacaaTGCCGTGTCTGCCTACTTCGCTGGGAACCAGAAACAGCTGGAGCAGACTCTTCAGCAGTTCAACATCAAGCTGCGGCCTCCAGGAGCCGAGAAGCCTTCCTGGTTAGAGGAGCAGTGA